One Elusimicrobiota bacterium genomic region harbors:
- a CDS encoding winged helix-turn-helix domain-containing protein: protein MWIPVVGENAGKVWQVLHTKGQSNLDELKNGTSLDDKNLYMALGWLAKEGKVKIEQKQKQIAVSLI from the coding sequence ATGTGGATTCCGGTTGTTGGTGAAAATGCAGGAAAGGTTTGGCAAGTTCTCCATACAAAAGGTCAATCTAATCTGGATGAATTAAAAAATGGAACTAGTTTAGATGATAAGAATCTTTATATGGCGTTAGGCTGGTTGGCGAAAGAAGGAAAAGTTAAAATTGAACAAAAACAAAAGCAAATTGCAGTAAGTTTAATCTGA
- a CDS encoding NAD(P)/FAD-dependent oxidoreductase — protein MSNKKVILIGAGVTGLCSGINLEKAGYEVEIYEMHSLPGGVCTAWKRNGYVFDGCINWLMGSSPDGYFHDLWREVGALDDTTKVVEYDVYSVVELSSGRKISIYTDPEKLEKEMLALSGEDEKEIKRFIRAIKLFSRLQFPADNVNMVGYIVRLAGFLISNAGTALMFIRLFGMDIKDYAKRFRNPDIRETILRIIDGDIGASMLVMMLGYMAKKANGFVIGGSLEFAKRIEKKYLSLGGKIFYDSRVKEIIVENNKATGIRLENRKICNADYIVSAADGYDTIYRMLGGKYKTPLIEEAYSKWKLFPATCQVSLGVADEFKNEPPMISFILKKKIITDPKSSTGELHLRILNFDRSLAPAGKTPVAVMLPADYDYWANLRNENKAEYDKQKKRIAEETIEAINNRFPGIKEKVEAVDVATPATYERYTNVWKGRWEGFWPNAKQVRKKIPYKIPGLSNFWMAGQWLHPGGGLPPALMDGKQVCSEICKKDRQDK, from the coding sequence ATGAGTAATAAAAAAGTTATTTTGATTGGTGCCGGTGTTACAGGACTGTGTTCGGGAATAAATCTCGAAAAAGCCGGATATGAGGTGGAAATATATGAGATGCACTCACTACCCGGAGGTGTGTGTACTGCGTGGAAGAGAAACGGTTATGTTTTTGACGGCTGCATAAATTGGCTTATGGGCTCGTCACCTGACGGTTATTTCCATGACCTCTGGAGGGAAGTGGGTGCCCTTGATGATACGACCAAAGTCGTAGAGTACGATGTTTATTCCGTGGTTGAACTTTCTTCAGGCAGGAAAATTTCCATATACACCGATCCGGAAAAACTTGAGAAGGAAATGCTTGCTCTTTCGGGCGAAGATGAAAAAGAAATAAAGAGATTTATCCGCGCTATAAAATTATTTTCAAGACTGCAGTTTCCTGCAGATAATGTAAATATGGTTGGGTATATCGTTAGGTTGGCGGGTTTTTTAATTTCCAATGCAGGAACCGCTTTAATGTTTATAAGACTTTTTGGTATGGATATAAAAGATTATGCTAAAAGATTCAGGAATCCGGATATCAGGGAAACGATTCTTAGAATTATTGACGGCGATATCGGTGCGTCTATGCTCGTAATGATGCTGGGTTATATGGCAAAAAAAGCTAATGGTTTTGTTATTGGCGGGTCTCTCGAATTTGCAAAAAGAATTGAGAAAAAATATCTGTCGCTTGGCGGAAAAATATTCTATGATTCCCGGGTAAAAGAAATAATTGTAGAAAACAACAAAGCTACCGGGATTCGGCTTGAAAACAGGAAAATTTGCAATGCAGATTATATCGTTTCTGCCGCAGACGGTTACGACACCATTTACAGGATGCTCGGCGGGAAATATAAGACACCGCTCATAGAAGAAGCATATTCAAAATGGAAACTTTTTCCTGCAACCTGTCAGGTATCGCTCGGGGTGGCGGACGAGTTTAAGAACGAACCCCCTATGATTAGTTTTATTCTTAAGAAAAAAATAATAACAGACCCGAAATCATCCACAGGAGAATTGCATTTAAGGATACTTAATTTTGACCGCTCACTGGCACCGGCAGGCAAGACACCCGTTGCGGTTATGCTCCCGGCTGACTATGATTATTGGGCTAATTTAAGGAATGAAAATAAAGCAGAATATGATAAGCAGAAAAAAAGAATTGCAGAAGAAACTATAGAAGCAATTAATAACAGGTTTCCCGGCATCAAAGAAAAAGTAGAAGCGGTTGATGTGGCGACCCCGGCAACTTATGAGAGATATACTAATGTCTGGAAAGGCAGATGGGAAGGTTTTTGGCCAAATGCCAAACAGGTAAGAAAGAAAATCCCGTATAAGATACCGGGACTTTCAAATTTCTGGATGGCAGGGCAATGGCTTCATCCGGGAGGTGGTTTGCCTCCGGCATTAATGGATGGAAAACAAGTTTGTAGTGAGATATGCAAGAAAGACAGACAGGACAAGTGA
- a CDS encoding phosphatase PAP2 family protein, giving the protein MKLIINIIILVSILSFNNIYSQDSNSIIGKHEKDSQYVEPAMVYHINKDTDFIYNKPKLFDFITNTPKDLSIGSKNAFQKKNVFTMGVVFSATALLVAVDQPVVDGAKKIGKQLNIPPSDNWKILLSERGIPIFRSPKDIGSAFYFIGDGWPQTIITGSFLGYGIVKNDYRALQTSSQLAEGLITTTLVTQFLKHITGRQSPSKATRDGGKWDLFPNQKKYLKCVPNYDAFPSGHLATTMMTVTVIADNYAEHKYIRPLGYTLMTILGYQMLNNGVHWVSDYPLALVIGYYFGKIAVAGGRTIVNKNSQSKNSDKNNWQEALNLSPIINNSGDLGLALRYTY; this is encoded by the coding sequence ATGAAATTAATAATAAACATCATAATCTTAGTTTCTATTTTAAGTTTTAATAATATTTATTCTCAAGATTCGAATAGTATAATTGGTAAACACGAAAAAGATTCTCAATATGTTGAGCCGGCTATGGTTTATCATATAAATAAAGATACTGATTTTATTTATAATAAGCCAAAGTTGTTTGATTTTATTACTAACACACCTAAAGATTTATCTATTGGTAGTAAAAATGCTTTTCAGAAGAAAAATGTTTTTACAATGGGAGTTGTTTTTTCTGCAACGGCATTATTAGTAGCCGTAGATCAGCCTGTTGTTGATGGAGCTAAAAAGATTGGTAAACAATTAAATATTCCGCCTAGCGATAATTGGAAAATTTTATTAAGTGAACGGGGTATTCCGATTTTCAGATCACCTAAAGATATCGGTTCGGCGTTTTATTTTATTGGCGATGGGTGGCCACAAACTATAATTACGGGTTCATTTCTTGGTTATGGAATTGTAAAAAATGATTACAGAGCATTACAGACATCCAGTCAACTGGCTGAAGGTCTTATAACAACAACACTTGTTACTCAATTTCTAAAACATATTACTGGCAGACAAAGTCCTAGTAAGGCTACCAGAGATGGCGGTAAATGGGATTTATTCCCTAATCAAAAGAAATATCTTAAATGTGTGCCTAACTACGACGCATTTCCCTCCGGACATTTAGCGACAACTATGATGACTGTTACTGTAATAGCTGATAACTATGCCGAACATAAGTATATTCGTCCGTTGGGTTATACGTTAATGACAATACTCGGTTATCAAATGCTAAACAACGGTGTTCATTGGGTGAGTGATTATCCACTGGCTTTAGTAATAGGATATTATTTTGGAAAGATTGCAGTGGCAGGTGGTAGGACAATCGTAAATAAGAATAGTCAGTCAAAAAATTCTGATAAAAATAATTGGCAGGAAGCGTTAAATTTATCACCTATTATTAATAATAGTGGTGATTTGGGGTTAGCATTGAGATATACTTATTAA
- a CDS encoding efflux RND transporter permease subunit → MTLSDLSIRRPVFAWMLMAALIVFGGISFMRMGISQLPDVDFPVISVNVRLEGAAPEVIETSVVDIIEDAVMSIQSVRSVTSESENSEGTVTIEFELNRNIDLAVQDVQAKVDSVLQRLPRDISSPTIRKTNPEDQPIMLLTLESDRYPLRYLMSYVSDRIKDQFSSVAGVGDITLNGYTNPNLRIWVSEKQLNRYELTVNDVINTIQNEHMESPAGQLEIGKRVLNVRTLGEAGSIEEFNNLVINQRGGQPNYVRTHLNQVARIEEGLADTIRISRAMGTPCVGLGILKQRGSNAVEIAKAVRVKVAQIQKGLPVGMKLGVNFDGTHYIEQAVRELNFTLLLSAILTALVCWMFLGSWSSTLNVILAIPTSVIGTFIVLYFAGFTLNTFTLLALSLSIGIVVDDAIMVLENIIRHQEKGENKFNAALNGSKEITFAATAATISIVAIFLPVAFMSGVIGKFFFQFGVTITVAVLLSLLEALTLTPMRCSQFVNVGERTTRIGKMIEMLMQKTTRFYARTLESALNNRWKVMFGALVVFGLGFSTFWILNKEFIPNEDQSRFNVRLKTPVGSALSYSDMKFSEVEKFLSVRSEVDRYVLQVGGGSPGDSNSGSVLVTMKERGHRGVDSAAGHELSQQEFMALCRKQFNKIPDVRAVIQDLSSRTFSASRGFPVEFMIQGPDWDQLAKYSKLMMDEMDKTGLVTDLDTNYAIGMPELHVLPDRKKAADRGVSIANIVETVNAMIGGVVAGTYEKGGHRYDIRLKLEESKEDPLNKVKNLFVRNNHGELIPLSEMVTMEEKSSMVSIWRSQRERSISVYANVKAGQSQQSALQAADDIAKRVLPPDYHITLSGSSQTFTESLKSLFWVLVLGIFVAYMVLASQFNSFIDPFSVLVALPFSVSGALIALFIFHRSINIYSIIGLILLMGIVKKNSILLVDFTKQSLAQGTMSVREALLKACPIRFRPIVMTSVATIAGAIPAAMAIGPGAESRIPMAIAIIGGVFVSTLLTLYVVPCVYIVLSRFEKHHN, encoded by the coding sequence ATGACCTTATCTGACTTGTCTATACGCCGTCCTGTTTTTGCATGGATGCTCATGGCAGCCCTTATCGTATTCGGAGGTATTTCCTTCATGCGTATGGGGATAAGTCAGCTTCCTGACGTGGATTTTCCGGTGATATCCGTCAATGTTCGTTTAGAAGGGGCGGCTCCTGAGGTGATAGAAACATCGGTCGTCGATATTATCGAAGACGCGGTTATGAGCATCCAGAGTGTGCGCAGTGTAACATCAGAGTCGGAAAACAGCGAAGGAACGGTTACTATTGAATTCGAGCTCAACCGTAATATAGATCTTGCCGTCCAGGATGTACAGGCAAAAGTAGACTCGGTCCTGCAGAGACTTCCCAGAGACATAAGTTCGCCCACTATCCGCAAAACCAATCCAGAAGACCAGCCTATTATGCTGCTGACCCTGGAAAGCGACCGCTATCCCCTCAGATATTTAATGTCCTATGTTAGTGACCGTATAAAAGACCAATTTTCATCAGTTGCAGGTGTCGGAGATATTACTCTGAATGGCTACACCAATCCAAACCTGCGTATTTGGGTGTCTGAGAAGCAGCTTAATCGCTACGAATTAACGGTGAATGACGTTATTAATACCATTCAGAATGAGCACATGGAATCTCCGGCAGGGCAGCTCGAAATTGGCAAACGGGTGTTGAATGTCAGAACTTTGGGTGAAGCCGGCAGCATAGAAGAATTTAATAATCTCGTTATCAATCAGCGCGGAGGTCAGCCGAATTATGTCAGAACACATCTTAACCAGGTAGCCAGGATAGAAGAAGGTTTGGCAGACACAATACGGATTAGTCGCGCTATGGGAACACCCTGTGTCGGACTTGGAATTCTCAAGCAGCGCGGGTCCAACGCAGTCGAAATTGCCAAAGCCGTAAGAGTCAAAGTTGCCCAGATACAGAAGGGGCTTCCTGTTGGTATGAAGTTGGGAGTGAATTTTGACGGCACCCATTATATTGAGCAAGCCGTCAGGGAACTCAATTTTACACTCTTGCTCTCGGCTATTCTCACGGCACTGGTTTGCTGGATGTTTCTCGGCTCATGGTCTTCTACTTTGAATGTTATATTGGCAATCCCGACGTCCGTCATCGGCACTTTTATTGTTCTCTATTTTGCGGGTTTTACCTTAAATACTTTTACTTTACTCGCTCTTAGTCTTTCTATAGGGATAGTTGTTGATGACGCCATAATGGTTTTGGAAAATATCATCCGGCACCAGGAAAAAGGTGAAAATAAATTTAATGCTGCGCTCAACGGGTCAAAGGAAATTACATTTGCCGCTACTGCCGCCACTATTTCCATAGTGGCTATTTTCCTGCCTGTGGCATTTATGAGCGGGGTGATAGGAAAGTTTTTCTTCCAGTTTGGTGTGACGATTACGGTGGCGGTACTGCTTTCGTTGTTGGAAGCTCTGACTCTGACACCGATGAGATGCTCTCAGTTCGTGAATGTAGGGGAACGGACAACCCGGATTGGTAAAATGATAGAAATGCTGATGCAGAAAACCACGCGATTTTATGCACGAACGCTTGAATCGGCTTTGAATAACAGGTGGAAAGTGATGTTCGGTGCATTAGTGGTTTTTGGACTTGGTTTTTCAACTTTCTGGATACTTAATAAAGAATTTATTCCAAATGAGGACCAGAGCCGTTTTAATGTACGGCTCAAAACTCCTGTCGGTTCCGCTCTCTCTTATTCCGACATGAAATTCAGCGAAGTAGAAAAGTTTCTCTCAGTCCGGTCCGAGGTCGACCGATATGTTTTGCAGGTGGGTGGAGGTTCTCCCGGAGATTCTAACAGCGGCAGCGTACTTGTGACAATGAAAGAACGCGGACATCGCGGGGTGGATTCAGCAGCGGGACACGAACTAAGCCAGCAGGAGTTTATGGCACTCTGCCGAAAACAGTTTAATAAAATACCGGATGTTCGGGCGGTGATACAGGACCTTTCTTCAAGAACCTTTTCGGCTTCACGCGGCTTTCCTGTTGAATTCATGATTCAAGGTCCTGATTGGGACCAGCTGGCAAAGTATTCTAAACTGATGATGGATGAGATGGACAAGACCGGTTTGGTCACTGACTTGGACACCAATTATGCCATCGGTATGCCGGAACTCCACGTTTTACCTGACCGCAAAAAAGCTGCTGATCGCGGGGTAAGTATAGCTAATATCGTAGAAACGGTTAATGCAATGATAGGCGGTGTGGTTGCCGGAACATATGAGAAAGGAGGCCACCGTTATGATATCCGCTTGAAACTGGAAGAGAGCAAAGAAGATCCGCTGAATAAAGTTAAAAATCTTTTTGTCCGCAACAACCATGGTGAACTAATTCCGCTGTCGGAAATGGTTACTATGGAAGAAAAATCGTCTATGGTGTCAATCTGGCGCAGCCAGCGGGAACGTTCTATTTCCGTCTATGCTAACGTTAAGGCGGGACAATCACAACAAAGTGCGCTTCAAGCTGCAGATGATATCGCCAAGCGGGTGCTGCCGCCGGATTACCATATTACCCTAAGCGGAAGCTCGCAAACATTTACCGAATCCCTGAAGAGTCTCTTTTGGGTACTCGTGCTCGGTATTTTTGTAGCTTATATGGTACTTGCTTCTCAGTTTAATAGCTTTATAGATCCGTTTTCCGTATTGGTAGCGTTGCCCTTTAGTGTCTCCGGTGCGCTTATCGCCTTATTTATTTTTCACCGTTCGATTAACATTTACAGTATCATCGGGCTGATACTCCTTATGGGTATAGTAAAGAAAAATTCCATATTGCTGGTTGATTTTACAAAACAGTCGCTGGCACAGGGGACAATGTCTGTTCGTGAAGCACTCTTGAAAGCATGTCCAATCCGTTTCCGTCCCATAGTGATGACTTCGGTGGCTACCATTGCCGGTGCAATTCCGGCGGCAATGGCAATTGGTCCCGGGGCAGAGAGCCGGATTCCCATGGCTATCGCAATTATCGGTGGTGTGTTTGTTTCAACTTTACTGACGTTATATGTGGTTCCTTGTGTCTATATCGTTTTGTCCCGATTTGAAAAACACCATAATTAA